The following coding sequences are from one Lysinibacillus sp. FSL W8-0992 window:
- the ccpA gene encoding catabolite control protein A, with protein MTVTIYDVAREANVSMATVSRVVNGNQNVKPATRKKVLEVIERLEYRPNAVARGLASKKTTTVGVIIPDIANNVYAELARGVEDIATMYRYNIILANSDQHEDKELQLLDTMLGKQVDGIVMMSDEVTEKMQQTMDHSPVPIVLAGSVDESQTIATVNIDYFQAAYEAISLLIQNGHTRIGFVTGPLTYTINGKFKLEAYKKALQDAGLSIDESLIAAEESSYDMGLEAWEILSALENPPTAYFAGSDELAIGLIHGAQDAGKNVPEDIEVISFENSKLARMVRPQLTSVALPLYDIGAVAMRLLTKLMNKEPVEDEKVAVILPHRIEHRQSVKSK; from the coding sequence ATGACTGTTACAATTTATGATGTTGCACGAGAAGCGAATGTTTCGATGGCAACCGTTTCTCGTGTAGTCAATGGTAACCAAAATGTAAAACCAGCAACACGAAAAAAAGTATTAGAAGTAATTGAACGATTAGAATATCGTCCGAACGCAGTAGCGCGAGGGTTAGCAAGTAAGAAAACTACAACAGTTGGCGTGATTATCCCAGATATTGCAAATAATGTTTACGCGGAGCTGGCACGTGGTGTAGAGGATATCGCTACAATGTATCGCTACAATATTATTCTTGCCAACTCAGATCAACATGAAGATAAAGAGCTACAGTTGCTAGATACAATGCTAGGTAAACAAGTGGACGGTATTGTGATGATGAGTGATGAAGTAACAGAGAAAATGCAACAAACGATGGATCATTCACCAGTACCAATTGTTCTTGCGGGTTCTGTAGATGAATCACAAACAATTGCCACTGTTAATATTGATTATTTTCAGGCAGCTTATGAAGCAATTTCGTTACTGATTCAAAACGGTCATACACGAATTGGCTTTGTAACAGGTCCTCTTACTTATACGATTAATGGTAAATTTAAGCTTGAAGCTTATAAAAAAGCACTGCAAGATGCAGGGTTAAGTATAGATGAATCACTAATTGCTGCAGAGGAATCTAGCTATGATATGGGCTTAGAGGCTTGGGAAATATTATCTGCCCTTGAAAACCCTCCAACGGCTTATTTTGCAGGAAGTGATGAACTTGCAATCGGTTTGATTCATGGTGCACAAGATGCTGGTAAAAATGTGCCTGAGGATATCGAGGTCATCAGTTTTGAAAATTCTAAGTTAGCTCGTATGGTTCGCCCACAGCTTACAAGTGTAGCATTACCGCTATATGATATCGGGGCTGTAGCGATGCGATTATTGACGAAGCTTATGAATAAAGAGCCTGTAGAGGACGAAAAGGTAGCGGTTATATTACCACACCGTATTGAACATCGCCAATCAGTTAAAAGCAAATAA